The Methanosphaera sp. BMS genome contains a region encoding:
- a CDS encoding VOC family protein, with amino-acid sequence MKIKYTSIKVKNIVKSLKFYKKIFDLDVVDEYYSDSISVVMLTDGNINLELIEDSSGEYGLNNVGFVVDDMGDVLKRLDEFDVDYKKQSITEGNSILSLCDYDGVDINIIQE; translated from the coding sequence ATGAAAATTAAGTATACTTCAATTAAGGTTAAAAATATTGTAAAATCCTTGAAGTTCTATAAAAAGATATTCGATTTGGATGTTGTGGATGAATATTATTCTGACAGCATTTCTGTTGTCATGTTAACCGATGGAAATATAAATTTGGAGTTGATTGAGGATTCCTCTGGTGAATATGGCTTGAATAATGTGGGTTTTGTTGTAGATGATATGGGAGATGTGTTAAAAAGATTGGATGAATTTGATGTGGACTATAAAAAGCAATCCATAACTGAGGGTAATTCTATTCTATCGTTATGTGATTATGATGGTGTGGATATTAATATAATTCAAGAATGA
- a CDS encoding cation:proton antiporter, translating into MSIILITAVVILLIFNKLKLPSMIGLFLTGIVLGQFITSTSIITSISELGVIFLLFIIGLEFSIEKFSAIKHYAIVGGLLQVVLTTLIVMLLSLYVMPVNKAIFMGFLVCFSSTAIVMKLIQKKQLTHTLQGRVTLGILIFQDIAVILVLLLTPLLGGESIDLVILPSVLTKLIALALIIVVVGLFVVPRALKEAAKTKNRDLYMLLVLFICIGTTFGTTAIGISPELGAFIAGLIISHTDYAHQTLGYIQPFQDVFMSIFLISIGLMIDVNYFVSNILLIMALSLVVLVVKFIATLITGEILNIPIRTTIAISILLSQIGEFSFVLAGVGITHGLLTREVFTMFLAVSIITMSSTPFLQKITPHVVDLFKRIPYFHVDEELTMIKQEEIQSQVLEDHVIIVGFGVNGKNLSRACYHYHIPYVIVDLNPLIVEKEKALGLPIIYGNASNESVLKELKINDANCIIIATSNYESTLKTIDAARRLNPDIHIIVRTRYLKNVDEVYEAGADVVIPEEFETSIVIFTKLMDYYDKDVDEITDTIDTLRSDNYYEFRSIAPEELTTKLNENLTDLMVDSIYVKDKRKLDEYGFKKHDLTVTAVIRNNKTILGLSPKFELQHDDLILFTGSENNIDEFFKDGHESERGV; encoded by the coding sequence ATGTCAATAATATTGATTACGGCGGTTGTAATCTTATTAATTTTCAATAAACTGAAACTTCCATCAATGATTGGGCTATTTTTAACGGGTATTGTACTGGGACAATTTATTACATCCACATCCATAATAACGAGTATCTCCGAGTTGGGGGTTATATTTTTACTCTTTATCATCGGTTTGGAGTTTTCAATAGAGAAATTTTCCGCAATAAAACATTATGCTATAGTTGGTGGATTGCTGCAGGTAGTGCTTACCACATTAATTGTGATGTTACTATCTTTATATGTAATGCCAGTTAACAAGGCAATATTCATGGGATTTCTAGTATGTTTCAGCAGTACTGCCATAGTAATGAAGTTAATCCAGAAAAAACAGTTAACCCATACGCTCCAGGGAAGAGTGACATTGGGTATCTTAATTTTTCAGGATATTGCAGTAATACTTGTATTGCTATTGACACCCCTATTGGGTGGTGAATCAATAGATTTGGTCATCTTGCCGTCAGTGTTAACTAAACTGATTGCATTGGCATTGATTATTGTAGTGGTCGGTTTGTTTGTTGTTCCAAGAGCACTTAAGGAGGCGGCAAAGACAAAAAATAGGGATTTGTATATGCTGCTGGTATTGTTCATTTGTATAGGTACTACATTCGGAACAACCGCTATTGGCATATCACCTGAGCTGGGAGCGTTTATTGCTGGTTTAATCATATCACATACGGATTATGCTCATCAGACATTGGGTTACATCCAACCGTTTCAGGATGTATTCATGAGCATCTTCCTGATATCCATAGGTTTGATGATTGACGTTAACTATTTTGTTTCCAATATCCTTTTAATCATGGCATTATCCCTGGTGGTATTGGTGGTAAAGTTTATAGCCACATTAATAACCGGTGAAATATTGAATATACCGATACGTACTACGATAGCAATATCAATACTCTTATCTCAGATTGGGGAGTTTTCATTTGTACTTGCAGGGGTAGGAATCACACATGGCTTATTAACAAGGGAAGTATTCACAATGTTCTTGGCTGTCAGCATCATTACGATGTCGTCAACGCCATTCTTGCAGAAGATTACACCACATGTCGTGGATTTATTCAAAAGGATACCTTACTTCCACGTTGATGAAGAATTAACTATGATTAAACAAGAGGAGATACAATCACAAGTATTGGAAGATCATGTTATCATCGTGGGTTTCGGAGTAAATGGAAAGAACTTGTCACGTGCATGTTACCATTATCACATACCTTATGTTATAGTTGACTTAAATCCGTTGATTGTGGAAAAGGAAAAGGCATTGGGTCTTCCGATAATATATGGTAATGCATCAAACGAGTCTGTACTTAAAGAACTTAAGATTAATGATGCAAATTGTATAATTATAGCTACCTCAAACTATGAAAGTACATTGAAGACAATTGATGCAGCTAGAAGATTAAATCCGGATATTCACATAATCGTCAGAACAAGATATCTTAAAAATGTGGATGAAGTTTATGAGGCAGGAGCTGATGTGGTCATTCCTGAGGAATTTGAGACAAGTATAGTAATATTCACTAAATTAATGGATTATTATGATAAGGATGTAGATGAGATAACCGACACTATCGATACATTAAGATCGGATAATTATTATGAATTCAGATCCATTGCACCTGAAGAGTTAACAACCAAGTTAAATGAAAACTTAACTGATTTGATGGTGGATTCAATATATGTGAAAGATAAAAGAAAGTTGGACGAATATGGATTCAAAAAGCATGACTTAACGGTAACGGCTGTAATAAGGAACAACAAGACAATTCTTGGGTTAAGTCCTAAATTTGAATTGCAGCATGATGATTTGATATTATTTACAGGTAGCGAGAATAACATTGATGAATTTTTTAAGGATGGACATGAATCAGAGAGGGGAGTTTAG
- a CDS encoding Ig-like domain repeat protein, translated as MSNKKAFLFVMAIIFLIIGVSAVSAAGASVDDVTSSSDISQNAGGDSVNIQTIVKEESNLKTASVSDNFENDVNANDKIVKDGQNIKTAPKTIVITNSTIDSYFDYSEDSLGLKSSVSAGDTLDFQGNIDRPGKTLVIDKPVNITASKANSRIYLNTTAQSMFGDDEIPCFMVTKGGSYSNISGIFLYNTQLYVKNANHVTINNISTQVQNQRVGSGVGQTSIRDNSSYIIIENSTFTTENNGGSSTFVLAWASHCTIRNNIVRGIGEVGNLIYLTTYNVEGVNENITSSNTLNSHNLIDNNTIYGPANPSSIRWGIVICGKENIVSNNKIYYNGTGITQQYMADGRPQSIDTTIINNELYGCKLYCPEGGIVVNNTVQGELVPAANAQIYNNTANSLTLSSNMIFANNTINGNVTIPSNTKNITLENCTINGNVSVKTGDSSSSIPANITLENLQINGAITLTSRDGAVDTFTVKNNNITDGIYLSSKRSNQIKNVLIENNIINSDDEYAVYVNKTVTNVTIKNNRINSTSLVGDAAVYVNSADNDVTIKDNKEPQKATQITLNNVASTIVVNEKLNITGTFKVEGKGAKTTNITVYDNNNKLATISSNENGVFSYTFNTTKTGQYNISFKFAANDTLFASNASKTITVNKAPTTITVVASPSSVYVTQKVAFNATFKANNAAANVTSLDVYDNGVKVTSVGPSGNNGVVSYTYTAATAGSHNITFKFAGNASYLASESGKVITVNNPVATSITLAGNSSVYYNESLVITGTFKANNAAAKVNSVDVYNGTKKLATVSSDDTGKFTYTFKSTVVGNHNLSFRFAGNVSHQASQANKTVTVNKIPTAIVVVASPSSVYVTQKVSFNATFKAKNAAAKVNSVDVYDNNAKITSVGPSGSNGVVSYTYTAGTNGSHNITFKFAGNASHLASESGKVITVNNPVATSITLAGNSSVYYNESLVITGTFKANNAAAKVNSVDVYNGTKKLATVSSDDTGKFTYTFKSTVVGNHNLSFRFAGNVSHQASQANKTVTVNKISTAIVVVASPSSVYVTEKVSFNATFKAKNAAAKVNSVDVYDNNAKITSVGPSGSNGVVSYTYTAGTAGSHNITFKFAGNASHLASEATQTITVKNPATTSITLTSNATSIYLTEKANITGTFKEANKAIKANTITVTDNGKQVATVGPTGTDGVFNYIFDGTTPGNHNLTFKFAGNVSHTESQSSIIITVDAPNATAIQLTTNATELFVDESAKIDALFTLVDQTTGTYVEQLTITDNDEQIATVGPADDGKLTYTYQAKEVGSHDITFKFAGNVSHIASEYTITIVVKEPDATEITLTSDAESLYVDETAKVDVLFAYAGENEGTYVGSIMVSDNDEFVTLLGPSQDGVLSYEYVATEIGSHELSFMFIGNNTHAHSESIITIIVKEPDATEIQLTVDGETAFNQSESSVINGVFKFADENEGTYVDLITIYEDDVEIATAGPSDDGTFTYTYTPQKPGDHVLTFKYAGNNTHAAAESSINYYIRGYVLKVDTTDFIKGQTATIQASIYFENEVSQDINKGKVTFKVNGKTLKDENGKIIYAKIVNGTAKIENYLIPESWADKNFTIQAQSTASSQVHMLKSELETLNVHEEEGPSIEEPQLTTEDVTAKVGSPITLKATLTDNDKVVNEGKVVFKVNGKSLKDENGKVVYAKIVNNEAVLEYTFPESWKLKDYTITAVLLSTDYPRLEANSTLTLSN; from the coding sequence ATGTCAAATAAGAAAGCATTCTTATTTGTAATGGCTATTATTTTCTTGATTATCGGCGTATCTGCAGTATCAGCTGCAGGTGCATCCGTTGATGATGTAACATCATCTTCGGATATTTCACAAAATGCTGGGGGAGATTCTGTTAACATTCAAACGATTGTTAAAGAAGAATCCAATTTGAAAACAGCAAGTGTGTCTGATAATTTTGAAAATGATGTCAATGCAAATGATAAAATAGTAAAAGATGGGCAGAACATTAAAACTGCTCCGAAAACAATAGTAATTACTAATAGTACAATTGACAGCTATTTCGATTACAGTGAAGACAGTCTTGGTTTAAAAAGCAGTGTTTCTGCCGGTGATACATTGGATTTCCAGGGCAATATTGACAGGCCTGGTAAAACCCTTGTAATTGATAAACCGGTAAATATAACAGCTTCCAAAGCTAACAGCCGTATTTATTTAAATACAACCGCTCAATCCATGTTTGGTGATGATGAGATTCCATGTTTCATGGTTACTAAAGGGGGATCATACTCAAATATCAGCGGTATATTCCTTTATAATACACAGCTTTATGTTAAAAATGCCAATCATGTTACAATAAACAATATTTCTACACAAGTACAAAATCAGAGAGTAGGTAGTGGTGTGGGTCAAACTTCAATCAGGGACAACTCATCCTATATCATCATTGAAAACTCCACGTTCACAACCGAAAACAATGGTGGAAGTAGTACCTTTGTATTGGCATGGGCAAGTCACTGTACTATCCGAAACAATATTGTAAGAGGTATTGGAGAGGTGGGTAATTTAATATATCTGACAACATATAACGTTGAGGGTGTAAATGAAAATATAACCTCATCAAATACATTAAATTCCCACAATTTAATAGACAACAATACAATATATGGACCAGCAAACCCATCTTCCATTCGTTGGGGAATTGTAATCTGTGGTAAGGAGAATATTGTATCAAACAATAAGATCTACTACAACGGTACAGGTATTACACAACAGTATATGGCAGATGGAAGACCACAAAGTATTGACACAACAATCATAAACAATGAATTATATGGTTGTAAGTTATATTGTCCTGAAGGCGGAATAGTAGTTAACAACACAGTTCAAGGTGAGTTAGTACCTGCAGCTAATGCTCAGATATACAACAATACTGCAAATTCCCTTACTTTATCATCCAATATGATATTTGCAAACAATACAATTAACGGTAATGTAACAATACCATCAAATACAAAGAACATTACATTGGAAAACTGTACAATAAACGGTAATGTATCCGTAAAAACGGGTGATTCTTCAAGTTCTATTCCTGCAAACATTACCCTGGAAAACTTACAAATCAATGGGGCAATCACTCTAACCAGTAGAGATGGTGCAGTAGATACATTCACAGTTAAAAACAATAACATCACCGATGGAATATACTTATCCAGTAAAAGAAGCAATCAAATAAAAAACGTGCTAATAGAAAACAACATCATTAACTCTGATGATGAATATGCGGTATATGTAAATAAGACAGTGACAAATGTCACAATCAAAAACAATCGTATCAACTCAACATCCCTGGTTGGTGATGCTGCCGTATATGTAAACAGTGCAGATAATGACGTAACCATCAAAGACAACAAAGAACCACAAAAAGCTACACAAATAACCTTAAATAATGTTGCAAGCACAATTGTTGTGAATGAAAAATTAAATATTACCGGAACATTCAAAGTTGAAGGTAAAGGTGCCAAAACAACCAACATAACTGTGTATGATAACAATAATAAATTAGCTACAATTTCATCCAACGAAAACGGCGTATTCAGCTACACATTCAATACAACCAAAACAGGTCAATACAACATTTCATTTAAATTTGCAGCAAACGATACTTTATTCGCATCAAATGCAAGTAAAACCATTACCGTAAACAAGGCTCCAACCACAATTACAGTTGTTGCAAGTCCTTCAAGTGTTTACGTGACTCAAAAAGTTGCATTCAATGCTACATTTAAGGCTAATAATGCCGCCGCTAATGTAACTAGTCTTGATGTTTATGATAATGGTGTTAAAGTAACCAGTGTTGGTCCTAGTGGAAATAATGGTGTTGTAAGTTATACTTATACTGCTGCTACGGCAGGTAGTCATAACATTACATTCAAGTTTGCAGGAAATGCAAGTTATCTTGCAAGTGAATCTGGTAAGGTAATTACTGTAAACAATCCTGTGGCAACAAGTATCACATTGGCTGGTAACTCTTCAGTTTACTATAATGAAAGCCTGGTTATTACGGGTACGTTTAAGGCTAATAATGCTGCCGCTAAGGTTAACAGTGTGGATGTTTATAATGGTACTAAGAAGTTAGCTACCGTAAGTAGTGATGATACTGGAAAATTCACTTACACATTTAAGTCTACTGTTGTAGGTAATCATAATCTTAGCTTTAGGTTTGCCGGTAATGTAAGTCATCAGGCAAGTCAGGCAAATAAAACCGTTACAGTAAATAAGATTCCAACTGCTATTGTTGTAGTTGCAAGTCCTTCAAGTGTTTACGTGACTCAAAAAGTTTCATTCAATGCTACATTCAAGGCTAAAAATGCTGCCGCTAAGGTTAACAGTGTGGATGTTTATGATAATAACGCTAAAATAACCAGTGTTGGTCCTAGTGGAAGTAATGGTGTTGTAAGTTATACCTATACTGCCGGTACTAATGGTAGTCATAACATTACATTTAAGTTTGCAGGAAATGCAAGTCATCTTGCAAGTGAATCCGGTAAGGTAATTACTGTAAACAATCCTGTGGCAACAAGTATCACATTGGCTGGTAACTCTTCAGTTTACTATAATGAAAGCCTGGTTATTACGGGTACGTTTAAGGCTAATAATGCTGCCGCTAAGGTTAACAGTGTGGATGTTTATAATGGTACTAAGAAGTTAGCTACCGTAAGTAGTGATGATACTGGAAAATTCACTTACACATTTAAGTCTACTGTTGTAGGTAATCATAATCTTAGCTTTAGGTTTGCCGGTAATGTAAGTCATCAGGCAAGTCAGGCAAATAAAACCGTTACTGTAAATAAGATTTCGACTGCTATTGTTGTAGTTGCAAGTCCTTCAAGTGTTTACGTGACTGAAAAAGTTTCATTCAATGCTACATTCAAGGCTAAAAATGCTGCCGCTAAGGTTAACAGTGTGGATGTTTATGATAATAACGCTAAAATAACCAGTGTTGGTCCTAGTGGAAGTAATGGTGTTGTAAGTTATACCTATACTGCCGGTACTGCTGGTAGTCATAACATTACGTTCAAGTTTGCAGGAAATGCAAGTCATCTTGCAAGTGAAGCAACACAAACAATCACAGTAAAAAATCCTGCAACCACAAGTATAACATTAACATCAAACGCAACATCAATATACCTAACAGAAAAAGCAAACATAACCGGAACATTCAAAGAAGCTAACAAAGCCATAAAAGCAAACACAATAACCGTAACAGATAATGGTAAACAGGTAGCAACAGTTGGTCCAACAGGAACAGATGGTGTATTTAACTACATATTTGATGGAACAACACCGGGAAACCATAATCTAACATTTAAGTTTGCTGGTAATGTAAGTCATACGGAAAGTCAATCAAGCATAATAATAACAGTGGATGCACCTAACGCTACAGCAATACAGTTAACTACCAACGCTACCGAATTATTCGTAGATGAAAGTGCGAAAATAGATGCATTATTCACATTAGTCGATCAAACAACAGGTACTTATGTAGAACAATTAACTATTACAGACAACGATGAACAAATAGCAACAGTAGGTCCGGCTGACGATGGAAAATTAACATACACCTACCAGGCAAAAGAAGTGGGAAGCCATGACATAACATTTAAATTCGCAGGTAACGTAAGTCACATAGCCAGTGAATATACTATTACAATAGTAGTCAAAGAACCTGATGCAACTGAAATCACGTTAACTAGTGATGCTGAATCATTATACGTTGATGAGACTGCTAAAGTAGATGTATTGTTTGCTTATGCTGGTGAAAATGAAGGTACTTATGTTGGATCTATCATGGTAAGCGATAATGATGAATTTGTCACATTATTGGGTCCTTCTCAGGATGGTGTATTAAGCTATGAATATGTAGCAACAGAAATTGGCTCTCATGAATTGTCATTCATGTTTATTGGAAACAATACACACGCACACTCAGAAAGCATAATTACCATTATTGTCAAAGAACCTGATGCAACAGAAATACAATTAACAGTAGATGGTGAAACAGCATTCAATCAATCAGAATCTTCTGTAATCAATGGGGTATTCAAATTTGCAGATGAAAATGAAGGCACATATGTTGACCTAATCACAATATATGAAGATGATGTGGAAATAGCTACTGCCGGTCCAAGTGATGACGGTACATTCACATACACATACACTCCACAAAAACCGGGAGATCATGTATTAACATTCAAATATGCAGGAAACAACACCCATGCAGCTGCAGAATCAAGTATAAACTATTACATAAGAGGATATGTGCTTAAGGTAGATACAACCGATTTCATCAAAGGTCAAACTGCTACAATACAGGCAAGCATATACTTTGAAAATGAAGTATCACAGGATATTAACAAAGGTAAAGTAACCTTCAAGGTAAATGGTAAAACACTTAAAGATGAAAACGGTAAAATAATCTATGCTAAAATAGTAAATGGAACTGCAAAAATTGAAAATTATCTAATCCCAGAATCATGGGCAGATAAGAATTTCACAATACAGGCACAGTCAACGGCATCAAGTCAGGTACATATGCTTAAAAGTGAACTTGAAACTTTAAATGTACATGAAGAGGAAGGTCCTTCAATTGAAGAACCTCAATTAACTACTGAAGATGTTACAGCTAAGGTGGGAAGTCCAATCACACTCAAGGCAACACTAACAGACAATGATAAGGTAGTTAATGAAGGAAAAGTGGTATTTAAAGTCAACGGAAAATCACTTAAAGATGAAAACGGTAAAGTAGTCTATGCTAAAATAGTTAACAATGAAGCAGTTCTTGAATACACATTCCCTGAAAGTTGGAAACTAAAAGATTACACAATTACTGCTGTACTACTTTCAACTGATTACCCAAGATTGGAAGCAAATTCAACTCTTACATTAAGTAATTAG
- a CDS encoding sodium-dependent transporter yields the protein MSESVKWNSTLSFLLAMIGSAVGLGNIWRYPYIAYTNGGGAFLIPYIISILLMGLPLLFIEYGAGYKFKAGITKVFRKINEKYEYLAWYIQLVPFFIMTYYSCIVAWDLLYIPASITKSWGSNPDNFFTNVILNNIDGFSGFTSISLYVLIALICIWVIAWFISHKNINDGLAKANKILIPLLFVIMIFIVFYALNLPGSMIGVNQFITPDWTSITKLDIWLAAFGQIFFSLNLGLTIVLAYASYLPDDVDIPRSALRVAVANCGFEVFTAFGVFGILGYMSSTSGIALNELVTQGTGLAFVAFPQVFNTMGIMGNIIGFLFFLCILFAGITSTISLIEPVTLSITNKFGSDRRHIVSLVCIVGCAVSLIYCTSCGSTIIGLFDGFLSQFGLLLNALLEIIIIGWIYGVDNLMDDLNKNATILRLGNEWKFMIKYLIPAILTVLWLSGMKELLTSGDVFALTVQSILIALLIILPAILTKLPAKVDDY from the coding sequence ATGTCCGAAAGTGTTAAATGGAACAGTACATTAAGCTTTCTGTTAGCAATGATTGGTTCGGCCGTTGGACTTGGTAACATATGGAGATATCCATATATAGCATACACCAATGGTGGTGGAGCATTTCTGATACCCTATATCATATCAATTTTATTAATGGGACTGCCATTATTGTTTATCGAATACGGGGCAGGATATAAATTTAAAGCAGGTATAACCAAAGTATTCAGAAAAATCAATGAGAAATATGAATATTTGGCATGGTATATTCAGTTAGTGCCGTTTTTTATAATGACATATTATTCATGTATTGTCGCATGGGATTTACTTTATATCCCGGCAAGTATAACTAAAAGTTGGGGTTCAAATCCGGATAATTTCTTTACAAACGTAATTTTGAACAATATCGATGGATTTTCTGGATTTACAAGTATTTCATTATATGTGCTGATTGCATTAATATGTATCTGGGTTATTGCATGGTTTATTTCTCATAAAAATATCAATGATGGTCTTGCAAAGGCCAATAAAATACTCATACCATTATTATTTGTTATAATGATTTTTATAGTATTTTACGCTTTAAACCTACCTGGTTCTATGATTGGGGTAAACCAATTTATCACACCGGATTGGACATCGATAACCAAGCTGGACATATGGTTAGCGGCTTTTGGTCAAATATTCTTCTCACTTAATCTTGGTTTAACGATTGTACTGGCCTATGCCAGTTATTTACCGGATGACGTGGATATTCCAAGAAGTGCCCTTAGGGTAGCAGTTGCTAACTGTGGCTTTGAAGTCTTTACGGCATTTGGAGTATTTGGTATTTTAGGTTATATGAGTTCAACCAGCGGCATAGCATTAAATGAACTGGTTACACAAGGAACAGGTCTGGCATTTGTAGCATTCCCACAAGTATTTAACACGATGGGAATTATGGGTAACATAATAGGATTTTTATTCTTTTTATGCATATTATTTGCAGGTATAACCTCAACAATATCATTAATTGAGCCTGTGACCCTTTCAATTACAAATAAGTTTGGTTCCGATAGACGACATATTGTCAGCTTAGTTTGTATTGTTGGATGTGCAGTATCACTCATTTATTGTACTAGCTGTGGAAGTACTATCATAGGACTGTTTGATGGATTTTTAAGTCAATTCGGATTACTTCTGAATGCACTTTTAGAAATAATCATCATCGGATGGATTTATGGTGTGGATAATCTTATGGACGATCTAAATAAGAACGCCACCATATTACGTTTAGGTAATGAATGGAAATTCATGATTAAATATCTGATTCCTGCAATTTTAACAGTATTATGGCTTTCAGGTATGAAAGAACTGCTTACTTCAGGCGATGTATTTGCTTTAACCGTACAGTCAATACTCATAGCATTATTGATTATATTACCGGCCATTCTTACAAAGCTACCGGCAAAAGTTGATGATTATTAA
- a CDS encoding CorA family divalent cation transporter: MYYIIEQSLENCTKEELLSSNKQYVALINSQEWKKEKNIFKMGIDFEPKTTDIHVTKAEENYDSITGTFFIPKRDDIQGEEIKFAFALDEKGIVFIDDSQEARKIIRKIKRRKKWRLPSLERFLYDFLNQIIRHDFRLMEEYEQELDAMEDAIVFDDEEITTKRVNDIRADIRDLRNHYEQLLDLAEVFEENENGFFKEHNLRYFRMFLNRVERLKDMSNSIRDYTMQVRDVYKMHLDIKQNHIMTILTIITTTFTPLTFIVGWYGMNFKYMPELDFYWSYPSVLLLCVLITSTTILYFRRKRWL; encoded by the coding sequence ATGTATTATATAATCGAACAATCCTTAGAAAACTGCACCAAAGAGGAATTATTAAGCTCTAACAAACAATATGTGGCTTTAATAAATTCACAGGAATGGAAAAAAGAGAAAAATATCTTTAAAATGGGAATAGACTTTGAACCCAAAACAACAGATATTCACGTAACAAAGGCAGAAGAAAACTACGACTCGATTACAGGTACATTTTTTATACCCAAAAGGGATGACATACAAGGAGAAGAAATAAAATTCGCATTTGCATTAGACGAAAAAGGAATAGTATTCATTGATGATAGTCAAGAAGCAAGAAAGATAATACGAAAAATAAAAAGACGAAAAAAATGGAGATTGCCAAGTCTTGAAAGGTTCCTATATGACTTCCTGAATCAAATCATAAGACACGACTTCAGATTAATGGAAGAATATGAACAGGAACTTGATGCAATGGAAGATGCAATAGTATTTGACGATGAGGAAATAACAACCAAAAGGGTAAACGATATCAGGGCTGATATAAGGGATTTACGAAACCACTATGAACAGCTGTTGGATTTGGCGGAAGTATTTGAAGAAAATGAGAATGGTTTCTTCAAAGAACATAACCTAAGATACTTTAGGATGTTCCTGAACAGGGTGGAAAGATTAAAAGACATGTCTAACTCCATTAGGGATTACACAATGCAGGTTAGGGATGTATACAAGATGCACTTGGATATCAAACAGAACCATATCATGACAATACTTACTATAATAACCACGACATTCACACCTTTAACATTCATAGTGGGATGGTATGGTATGAACTTCAAATACATGCCCGAGCTTGATTTCTACTGGAGTTATCCCTCAGTGCTGTTGTTGTGTGTTCTAATTACTTCAACAACAATACTCTATTTCAGAAGAAAAAGATGGTTATAA